From a single Octopus sinensis linkage group LG5, ASM634580v1, whole genome shotgun sequence genomic region:
- the LOC115211890 gene encoding carboxypeptidase inhibitor SmCI isoform X1 produces the protein MSECLNKRLFYFPGNMFQFLMLLCFAAQLSNGLTDEACDLPVDQGKCEDPPTERWYFDAKSKTCKKFKFTCGGNRNNFLSNEECIGVCTNVCTLPVEYGRGYTSLRRYYFNKKVNKCEEFDFSGDGGNSNNFPSIEKCQNTCMSVCKLPSETGLCRALFLRYYYNHKSQRCEDFFYGGCMGNRNKFLTIEDCKKACQNFKH, from the exons ATGTCAGAATGTCTCAATaaacgtttattttattttccaggcAATATGTTCCAGTTTCTAATGCTTTTATGTTTCGCTGCTCAGTTATCGAACGGCCTCACGGACGAAG CGTGTGACTTGCCAGTGGACCAGGGGAAATGTGAAGACCCTCCTACTGAACGCTGGTATTTTGATGCGAAATCCAAAACCTGTAAGAAATTTAAGTTTACATGTGGAGGTAATAGAAATAATTTCCTGTCTAACGAAGAATGCATTGGAGTGTGTACAAATGTTTGTACTTTGCCTGTAGAATATGGAAGAGGTTACACATCTCTTAGAag GTATTACTTCAACAAAAAGGTGAATAAATGTGAAGAATTCGATTTCTCTGGAGATGGCGGAAACAGTAATAACTTTCCCAGTATCGAAAAATGTCAAAATACTTGCATGAGTGTTTGTAAGCTACCAAGTGAAACTGGCTTATGTCGTGCGCTTTTTCTACGCTATTACTACAATCATAAATCGCAGAGATGCGAGGATTTCTTTTATGGAGGGTGTATGGGAAACAGAAATAAATTCCTGACTATCGAGGATTGTAAAAAAgcctgccaaaattttaaacattaa
- the LOC115211890 gene encoding carboxypeptidase inhibitor SmCI isoform X2 encodes MFQFLMLLCFAAQLSNGLTDEACDLPVDQGKCEDPPTERWYFDAKSKTCKKFKFTCGGNRNNFLSNEECIGVCTNVCTLPVEYGRGYTSLRRYYFNKKVNKCEEFDFSGDGGNSNNFPSIEKCQNTCMSVCKLPSETGLCRALFLRYYYNHKSQRCEDFFYGGCMGNRNKFLTIEDCKKACQNFKH; translated from the exons ATGTTCCAGTTTCTAATGCTTTTATGTTTCGCTGCTCAGTTATCGAACGGCCTCACGGACGAAG CGTGTGACTTGCCAGTGGACCAGGGGAAATGTGAAGACCCTCCTACTGAACGCTGGTATTTTGATGCGAAATCCAAAACCTGTAAGAAATTTAAGTTTACATGTGGAGGTAATAGAAATAATTTCCTGTCTAACGAAGAATGCATTGGAGTGTGTACAAATGTTTGTACTTTGCCTGTAGAATATGGAAGAGGTTACACATCTCTTAGAag GTATTACTTCAACAAAAAGGTGAATAAATGTGAAGAATTCGATTTCTCTGGAGATGGCGGAAACAGTAATAACTTTCCCAGTATCGAAAAATGTCAAAATACTTGCATGAGTGTTTGTAAGCTACCAAGTGAAACTGGCTTATGTCGTGCGCTTTTTCTACGCTATTACTACAATCATAAATCGCAGAGATGCGAGGATTTCTTTTATGGAGGGTGTATGGGAAACAGAAATAAATTCCTGACTATCGAGGATTGTAAAAAAgcctgccaaaattttaaacattaa